The Candidatus Zixiibacteriota bacterium genome has a window encoding:
- the alaS gene encoding alanine--tRNA ligase yields the protein LIPFDDPTLLFTNAGMNQFKDVFLGQRKVDYKRATTSQKCIRAGGKHNDLENVGETARHHTFFEMLGNFSFGDYFKEDAIAFAWEYVRKVLGLSPDRLYATVYKDDDEAFALWEKIAPELKDGRIMRFGEKDNFWSMGETGPCGPCSELHFDRGAQYSCGKPTCTVNCDCDRFMEIWNLVFMQFDRDASGKMTPLPKPSVDTGAGLERISMVMQRVDSNYDTDLFQPLLAQIVDLTGKEYHRDKRGLSHRVIADHIRALTFAIADGGIPSNEGRGYVLRRILRRAARHGRLLGKHDPFIHKLAAVLVDTMGHQFPEIKAQAEHVALVVRSEEESFGETLDRGMEIFDKIVEGLRGKSQKTVPGAEVFKLYDTYGFPVDMTEVMAREQGLTLDMAGFERELEAQKARSRSITSFAAKAQSYRPSRFVGYNDVFEHSTLVEQVNQGVKDGSEWLEIVLEETPFYGESGGQVGDVGTIIDGNRQFKVVDTLKVGDSTVHVLEGKSDLAIPTESTTVLARVDGVRQKHTQRNHTATHLLHKALRTVLGEHVQQKGSLVSPERLRFDFVHFKAMTDEEIREVEHLVNEQILANHRVKWDNYPIEEAKKLGAMALFGEKYGDVVRMVEVEGYSRELCGGTHVQATGEIGVFVIIAETAIAAGIRRIEALTGAGAFEYLRGVKEKLDATAHLLKLPEEKLVDRIAELLEESKKLKKELEKSQAESAAGTIEKFIETRSFKVKSLRVIIEPFETKDQLNTFADKLKSMADPICGLFFSGAQYAIVVSDSALAMGIQPRSLIIDVNSAFGGKGGGRGYFTQGSGQVALDEQKMKAVVLPLIEKVL from the coding sequence CGCTGATTCCCTTTGACGATCCGACCTTGCTCTTCACCAACGCCGGCATGAACCAGTTCAAGGACGTGTTCCTTGGCCAGCGCAAGGTTGACTACAAGCGCGCGACCACGTCGCAGAAGTGTATCCGTGCGGGCGGCAAGCACAATGATCTGGAGAATGTCGGCGAAACGGCGCGACATCACACGTTCTTCGAGATGCTGGGCAATTTCTCCTTCGGCGATTACTTCAAGGAGGACGCGATCGCGTTCGCGTGGGAGTATGTTCGCAAGGTCCTGGGGCTGTCCCCGGACCGGCTCTATGCCACGGTCTACAAGGACGATGATGAGGCGTTCGCGCTGTGGGAGAAGATTGCGCCGGAACTGAAGGACGGCCGAATCATGCGCTTTGGCGAGAAGGACAATTTCTGGTCGATGGGCGAGACCGGTCCGTGCGGACCATGCTCGGAGCTGCATTTCGACCGCGGCGCGCAATACTCGTGCGGCAAGCCGACCTGCACGGTCAATTGCGACTGCGACCGATTCATGGAAATCTGGAATCTCGTCTTCATGCAGTTCGATCGCGATGCTTCCGGCAAGATGACACCGTTGCCGAAACCGTCGGTTGACACCGGCGCCGGTCTGGAGCGCATTTCCATGGTCATGCAGAGAGTCGATTCGAACTACGACACTGACTTGTTTCAGCCGCTGCTGGCGCAAATCGTGGACCTGACCGGCAAAGAATATCATCGCGACAAACGCGGGCTGTCGCACCGCGTGATCGCCGATCACATTCGTGCGCTCACCTTTGCGATCGCCGATGGCGGGATTCCCTCCAACGAGGGGCGCGGCTACGTGCTGCGGCGCATCCTGCGCCGTGCCGCGCGTCATGGACGACTGCTGGGCAAACATGATCCGTTCATCCACAAACTCGCGGCGGTGCTGGTCGACACGATGGGGCATCAGTTCCCCGAGATCAAGGCTCAGGCCGAGCACGTGGCACTAGTAGTGAGGTCGGAAGAAGAGAGCTTCGGTGAGACGCTCGATCGCGGGATGGAGATTTTTGACAAGATCGTCGAAGGGTTGCGCGGCAAGAGTCAGAAGACCGTCCCAGGCGCGGAAGTCTTCAAGCTGTATGACACCTACGGCTTTCCGGTCGACATGACCGAGGTGATGGCACGTGAGCAGGGGTTGACGCTCGATATGGCGGGGTTTGAGAGAGAATTGGAGGCACAGAAGGCCAGATCGAGATCGATCACATCATTCGCTGCAAAGGCTCAGTCTTATCGTCCAAGCAGGTTCGTGGGGTACAATGACGTTTTCGAACACAGCACCTTGGTTGAGCAAGTAAATCAAGGTGTCAAGGATGGCAGTGAGTGGCTTGAAATCGTTCTAGAAGAGACTCCTTTCTACGGGGAGTCAGGTGGACAAGTCGGCGATGTGGGCACCATTATCGACGGAAATCGTCAGTTTAAGGTTGTCGATACGTTGAAAGTTGGAGACTCCACGGTGCATGTCTTAGAGGGGAAGTCCGATCTTGCCATTCCGACTGAGAGTACGACTGTCCTCGCCCGCGTTGACGGCGTCCGGCAAAAGCACACCCAGCGTAATCATACAGCGACGCACTTGCTGCATAAAGCGCTACGCACGGTGCTGGGCGAGCACGTCCAGCAGAAGGGCTCTTTGGTATCGCCCGAGCGCCTGCGATTTGACTTCGTACATTTCAAGGCGATGACCGACGAGGAAATCCGCGAAGTCGAGCATCTGGTGAACGAGCAGATCCTCGCCAATCACCGCGTCAAGTGGGACAATTATCCGATCGAGGAGGCCAAGAAGCTCGGCGCCATGGCGCTGTTCGGCGAAAAGTACGGCGATGTTGTGCGCATGGTCGAGGTCGAAGGCTACTCGCGCGAACTGTGCGGCGGCACCCACGTGCAGGCCACCGGCGAAATCGGCGTGTTCGTGATCATCGCCGAGACCGCTATTGCCGCCGGGATTCGGCGCATCGAGGCACTGACCGGCGCCGGGGCGTTTGAATATCTGCGCGGCGTCAAAGAAAAACTCGATGCAACCGCGCACCTGTTGAAGCTGCCGGAAGAGAAACTGGTCGATCGCATCGCCGAACTGCTGGAAGAGAGCAAGAAGCTCAAAAAAGAGCTGGAGAAATCGCAGGCCGAATCGGCGGCGGGCACGATCGAAAAGTTCATCGAAACACGCTCCTTCAAGGTGAAGTCGCTGCGAGTGATTATTGAACCTTTCGAGACGAAAGATCAGCTCAACACATTTGCAGACAAACTGAAATCCATGGCTGATCCGATTTGTGGGTTGTTCTTTTCCGGTGCGCAATACGCGATTGTCGTTTCAGATTCTGCGCTCGCGATGGGCATTCAGCCACGGTCACTGATCATCGATGTGAACTCCGCATTTGGCGGCAAGGGCGGAGGACGTGGCTACTTCACTCAAGGCTCTGGCCAGGTAGCTCTCGACGAGCAGAAAATGAAAGCAGTCGTATTGCCGCTGATCGAGAAGGTCCTGTAG